One window from the genome of Breoghania sp. L-A4 encodes:
- a CDS encoding DUF2207 domain-containing protein — MIRTLAALAAFVLLAVPAHAEERILSYDSTIEAHASGTLRVTEVIEVTAEGNKIKRGIYRDFPLYATGDDGKRHKVGFEIVSVERDGEAEPYTTNYGGSGVRIYIGDADVFLARGTYTYTLTYDTTRQIRFFDDHDEIYWNVTGNEWDFAIDRASALVTLPEGARATRWTAYTGAFGARGTDWEAREESGGRSIAFATTRPLGRSEGLTIVVAVPKGVFDESAAQSEAFWLDNGNAIKALAAILVVAAYYLRAWRRVGRDPEKGTIIPLFSAPDGVSPALANYIHFKGLSGGGWEALSAACIDLAVKGHLVLEDLDGDLTLTPVAQAGPLTGLPKGEQTIMEHLGGEPLTLSKANGTSVSALGSAFRDAITTENRNKFFRSNTRHALGGIALSIVALIVLLVAGDFAEDDIVFIFPVFVLVGIMSFLAYKILNIRSRARGPMGVVQVVLAFMFGVVFASGFALSMVDLLAELEINLVLSFTIVMLVALDALFFVLLSAPTKVGRGLMDQIEGLKLYLSVAETDRMNMAGAPAMSPSRFETLLPYAVALKAEKPWSEAFASWLAAASAAGAVAYAPVWYHGRSFEPSTFGRTMTDTVHDMSRSFTSSLPTPKSSSSGFSSGGGSSGGGGGGGGGGGW; from the coding sequence ATCATCCGGACCCTTGCCGCGCTGGCGGCCTTCGTGCTTCTCGCGGTCCCGGCGCATGCCGAGGAGCGCATTCTTTCCTACGACAGCACCATCGAGGCGCATGCCTCAGGCACCTTGCGCGTCACCGAGGTCATCGAGGTCACCGCCGAAGGCAACAAGATCAAGCGCGGCATCTACCGCGACTTTCCGCTGTATGCGACCGGCGACGACGGCAAGCGCCACAAGGTCGGCTTCGAGATCGTCAGCGTCGAGCGCGACGGCGAAGCCGAGCCGTATACGACCAACTACGGCGGCAGCGGCGTGCGCATCTACATCGGCGACGCGGACGTCTTTCTCGCTCGCGGCACCTACACCTACACGCTCACCTACGACACCACCCGCCAGATCCGCTTCTTCGACGACCACGACGAGATCTACTGGAACGTCACCGGCAACGAGTGGGATTTCGCCATCGACCGGGCCTCGGCCCTCGTCACCCTTCCCGAGGGCGCGCGGGCGACCCGATGGACCGCCTATACGGGAGCTTTCGGCGCGCGGGGAACCGACTGGGAGGCGCGCGAGGAATCCGGCGGCCGCAGCATCGCCTTCGCCACCACCCGCCCGCTGGGGCGCTCCGAAGGGCTGACGATCGTCGTCGCCGTGCCCAAGGGCGTGTTCGACGAGAGCGCCGCTCAGTCGGAAGCCTTCTGGCTCGACAACGGCAACGCGATCAAGGCGCTGGCGGCCATCCTGGTCGTCGCGGCCTATTACCTGCGGGCATGGCGCCGCGTCGGGCGCGATCCCGAGAAGGGCACGATCATTCCGCTGTTCTCGGCGCCTGACGGCGTCTCGCCGGCGCTCGCCAACTACATCCACTTCAAGGGACTGTCCGGCGGCGGCTGGGAGGCGCTGTCGGCCGCCTGCATCGATCTGGCGGTCAAGGGCCACCTGGTGCTCGAGGATCTCGACGGCGATCTGACGCTGACGCCCGTGGCTCAAGCGGGTCCGCTCACCGGGCTGCCCAAGGGCGAGCAGACGATCATGGAGCACCTGGGCGGGGAACCGCTGACGCTGAGCAAGGCCAACGGCACATCGGTCAGCGCGCTCGGCTCGGCCTTCCGCGACGCGATCACGACCGAGAACCGCAACAAGTTCTTCCGCAGCAACACCCGTCACGCCCTGGGCGGGATCGCGCTCAGCATCGTCGCTCTCATTGTGCTGCTGGTCGCGGGGGATTTCGCCGAAGACGACATCGTCTTCATCTTCCCCGTCTTCGTCCTCGTTGGAATCATGTCGTTTCTCGCCTACAAGATCCTCAATATCCGGTCGCGCGCCCGCGGCCCGATGGGCGTCGTCCAGGTCGTCCTGGCGTTCATGTTTGGCGTCGTGTTCGCCAGCGGATTCGCCCTCTCGATGGTGGATCTTCTTGCCGAGCTCGAGATCAATCTGGTGCTTTCCTTCACGATTGTGATGCTGGTGGCGCTTGATGCGCTGTTCTTCGTGCTGCTCAGCGCGCCCACGAAGGTGGGACGCGGCCTCATGGACCAGATCGAGGGACTGAAGCTCTATCTGTCGGTGGCGGAAACCGATCGCATGAACATGGCCGGCGCGCCCGCCATGTCGCCGAGCCGGTTCGAGACCCTGCTGCCTTACGCGGTGGCGCTCAAGGCGGAGAAGCCCTGGTCGGAGGCGTTCGCGTCCTGGCTCGCGGCGGCCTCGGCCGCGGGCGCGGTCGCCTATGCGCCGGTCTGGTATCACGGCCGCAGTTTCGAGCCGTCCACCTTCGGGCGCACCATGACCGACACGGTGCATGACATGTCCCGGTCCTTCACCTCGTCCCTGCCGACCCCGAAATCCTCCAGCTCCGGCTTCTCCAGCGGTGGCGGCAGTTCCGGCGGCGGCGGCGGTGGCGGTGGCGGCGGCGGCTGGTAG
- a CDS encoding glycine--tRNA ligase subunit alpha, translating to MAPDRLANEPAHLRPERSFQGLILTLQRFWADQGCVILQPYDMEVGAGTFHPATTLRALGPKPWKAAYVQPSRRPTDGRYGENPNRLQHYYQFQAILKPSPPELQDLYLASLKAIGIDANLHDIRFVEDDWESPTLGAWGLGWECWCDGMEVSQFTYFQQVAGFECSPVAGELTYGLERLAMYVQGVDNVYDLNYNGLEGDARVTYGDVFLQAEQEYSRHNFEYANTDMLFQHFRDAEEECKRLLEFGASAMEEAGDGIHKLVLPAYDQCIKASHVFNLLDARGVISVTERQSYILRVRELSKACGAAYLQTVGGGAEATR from the coding sequence ATGGCGCCCGACCGTTTGGCGAATGAGCCCGCCCACCTTCGTCCCGAGCGCTCGTTTCAGGGGCTTATCCTGACCCTGCAGCGGTTCTGGGCGGATCAGGGCTGCGTGATCCTGCAGCCCTATGACATGGAAGTCGGCGCGGGCACGTTCCATCCCGCCACCACGCTGCGCGCGCTCGGCCCAAAACCCTGGAAGGCGGCCTATGTGCAGCCCTCGCGCCGCCCCACCGACGGCCGCTACGGCGAGAACCCCAACCGGCTGCAGCACTACTACCAGTTCCAGGCGATCCTGAAGCCGTCGCCGCCCGAGCTGCAGGATCTCTATCTCGCCAGCCTCAAGGCCATCGGCATCGACGCCAACCTGCACGATATCCGCTTTGTCGAGGACGACTGGGAAAGCCCGACACTGGGCGCCTGGGGCCTGGGCTGGGAATGCTGGTGCGACGGCATGGAGGTCTCGCAGTTCACCTATTTCCAGCAGGTCGCGGGCTTCGAGTGTTCGCCGGTGGCGGGTGAGCTGACCTACGGGCTCGAGCGCCTGGCCATGTACGTGCAGGGCGTCGATAACGTCTATGATCTCAACTACAACGGGCTGGAGGGCGACGCCAGGGTCACCTATGGCGATGTGTTTTTGCAGGCCGAGCAGGAATACTCGCGGCACAACTTCGAGTACGCCAACACCGACATGCTGTTTCAGCATTTCCGCGACGCCGAGGAAGAGTGCAAGCGCCTGCTCGAGTTCGGCGCGAGCGCCATGGAAGAGGCCGGCGACGGCATCCACAAGCTGGTGCTGCCGGCCTACGACCAGTGCATCAAGGCATCCCACGTGTTCAACCTGCTGGACGCGCGCGGCGTGATCTCGGTCACCGAGCGCCAGTCCTATATCCTGCGCGTGCGCGAACTGTCGAAAGCCTGCGGCGCGGCGTATTTGCAGACGGTTGGCGGCGGCGCGGAGGCGACGCGCTGA
- a CDS encoding GGDEF domain-containing protein, with protein sequence MLEYSSLLLALAVGCGAMSLTLAVSWLANRRDGFLLVWAMSTFVFVGAIVGYGAYAADETSIPNVIPCVLLAVGMVICWGAACLFRSGALPLRAMLMMGSALSAVDVTLYFLDLDGVMYILANLSTAAFLAASAHQYWLARGEKLSSLSWLIGLYLVTAASFVSCAVMIAIETPLHLQGAPENWAEVLNAIICIFAVTGIGALSLAINQERLARDHRIESRTDALTGLLNRRALDELYGRARSPRSTAVIVFDLDHFKAINDLHGHALGDEVLRRFTAICQQVLRASDVAARIGGEEFAVVLPGSRSEDALRVAERIRTRFEGESVDWENATISCTVSAGVHGADDREEMLDALLREADKALYLAKNTGRNRVCGLDGQAVVA encoded by the coding sequence ATGCTGGAATACAGCTCCCTTCTGTTGGCCCTCGCGGTCGGCTGCGGCGCGATGAGCCTCACCTTGGCGGTGTCGTGGCTGGCCAACCGGCGGGATGGATTCCTGCTGGTCTGGGCGATGTCGACATTTGTGTTTGTCGGCGCGATCGTGGGCTACGGCGCATACGCCGCGGACGAAACCAGTATTCCCAACGTTATTCCCTGTGTCCTTCTGGCCGTCGGCATGGTGATTTGCTGGGGCGCGGCGTGTCTGTTCCGGAGCGGCGCGCTGCCGTTGCGGGCAATGTTGATGATGGGCAGCGCGCTCTCGGCGGTGGACGTCACGCTCTATTTCCTCGATCTGGATGGCGTGATGTACATCCTCGCCAATCTCTCGACCGCGGCGTTCTTGGCGGCTTCGGCCCATCAGTACTGGCTGGCGCGGGGCGAGAAGCTCTCCTCGCTTTCCTGGCTCATCGGCCTGTATCTGGTCACCGCCGCGTCGTTTGTGTCCTGCGCGGTAATGATCGCCATCGAGACGCCCTTGCATTTGCAGGGCGCGCCGGAAAACTGGGCCGAGGTGCTGAACGCGATCATCTGCATCTTCGCGGTGACCGGCATCGGCGCCCTGTCATTGGCGATCAACCAGGAGCGGCTGGCGCGCGATCACCGCATCGAGTCGCGCACGGACGCTCTGACGGGTCTGCTGAATCGCCGGGCGCTCGATGAACTCTACGGCCGGGCCCGGTCGCCGCGCAGCACGGCGGTGATCGTTTTCGATCTTGATCACTTCAAGGCGATCAACGATCTGCACGGGCACGCGCTGGGCGACGAGGTGCTGCGCCGCTTCACCGCGATCTGCCAGCAGGTGCTGCGCGCAAGCGACGTCGCGGCGCGCATCGGCGGCGAGGAATTTGCCGTGGTGTTGCCCGGCAGCCGGAGCGAGGATGCGCTGCGTGTGGCCGAGCGCATCCGCACCCGCTTCGAGGGGGAAAGCGTCGACTGGGAAAACGCCACCATCAGCTGCACCGTCAGCGCCGGCGTGCATGGGGCGGATGACCGCGAGGAAATGCTCGACGCGCTGTTGCGTGAGGCGGACAAGGCTCTGTATCTCGCCAAGAACACGGGCCGCAACCGGGTCTGCGGCCTTGATGGACAGGCGGTCGTGGCCTGA
- the nadC gene encoding carboxylating nicotinate-nucleotide diphosphorylase → MNRRIPDLARLVVDDAVKAALLEDWGRAGDITTQATIPADARASAVIAARKPGRLAGLDFVESACRLTDPAIRVERLANDGDPLAPGTLVARLTGPARAILSAERVGLNYLGHLSGIATATALFAERIAHTRARIVCTRKTTPGLRAFEKYAVRCGGGANHRFGLDDAVLIKDNHIAVAGGVTEAIEAAKAFAGHLVKIEVEVDTLEQLREAMDAGPDVVLLDNMGPESLRTAVDIVAGRALTEASGGVTLDTVQAIAEAGVDLVSSGWITHSAPTLDLGLDIEIG, encoded by the coding sequence ATGAACCGACGCATCCCCGATCTGGCCCGCCTCGTGGTCGACGACGCCGTGAAAGCCGCGCTGCTGGAGGACTGGGGGCGCGCGGGTGACATCACCACCCAGGCGACCATTCCCGCCGACGCGCGCGCCTCCGCCGTCATCGCCGCGCGCAAGCCGGGCCGCCTGGCAGGCCTCGATTTCGTGGAAAGCGCCTGCCGGCTCACCGATCCGGCCATTCGCGTCGAGCGGCTTGCCAACGACGGCGATCCGCTTGCGCCGGGCACGCTGGTCGCCCGGCTCACCGGCCCCGCGCGCGCCATCCTGTCGGCGGAACGCGTCGGGCTGAACTATCTGGGCCACCTGTCGGGCATCGCCACGGCCACCGCGTTGTTCGCCGAGCGCATCGCCCACACCAGGGCGCGCATCGTGTGCACCCGCAAGACAACGCCGGGCCTGCGGGCTTTTGAAAAATACGCCGTGCGTTGCGGCGGCGGCGCCAACCACCGCTTCGGCCTCGATGACGCGGTGCTGATCAAGGACAATCACATCGCGGTCGCCGGCGGCGTCACCGAAGCGATCGAAGCGGCCAAGGCATTTGCCGGACATCTTGTGAAGATCGAGGTGGAGGTCGATACGCTGGAGCAGTTGCGCGAGGCGATGGACGCGGGCCCCGACGTGGTGCTGCTCGACAACATGGGACCGGAATCCCTGCGCACCGCGGTGGACATCGTCGCGGGCCGGGCGCTGACCGAAGCATCCGGCGGCGTCACTCTGGACACCGTTCAGGCGATCGCCGAAGCGGGCGTGGATCTGGTCTCCTCGGGCTGGATCACCCATTCCGCCCCGACGCTGGATCTCGGGCTCGATATCGAGATCGGCTGA
- the glyS gene encoding glycine--tRNA ligase subunit beta, whose product MPDLLLELFCEEIPARMQRRAGEDLKKLVTDALVEAGLVYEGAKAFATPRRLALQVAGVPARSPDTKDERKGPRVGAPEKALEGFLRGAGLASIDQATISSDPKKGDFYVAVINKPGREATGVIAEIVADAVRKFPWPKAMRWGEASRDSGALRWVRPLHSVLCTFGPETEEPEVIDVAIEGVASGNTTRGHRFMAPGAITVRRFADYAASLEKAKVVLDADRRKDIILHDARDHALALGLELVEDEGLLEEVAGLVEWPVVLVGSFDESFLAVPDEVIRATIRANQKCFVMRDPKSGRLANRFVLIANLEASDGGKEIISGNEKVIRARLSDAKFFWDTDLKTKLEDNLPKLDSIVFHEKLGTQAERVARLEALSAAIAPLVGADAAMAKRAARLAKADLVSHMVFEFPEVQGLMGRTYAALQGEDASVANAIEMHYKPQGPSDDVPTDPVAIAVALADKLDLLTGFWAINEKPTGSKDPYALRRAALGVIRIILVNGLRLPLHDLAGKARSGFAEADDLLSFFADRLKGQLRDEGARHDLVDAIFALPGQDDLLMVARRVEALGKFLETEDGASLLAGYKRAVNILRIEEKKDGRAYDGRPHADHLTEQAEIDLAAAIESARADARDAVAAEDFGAAMTALARLRGPVDRFFDDILVNAEDALVRENRLKLLNEIREATRTVADFSKIQ is encoded by the coding sequence ATGCCCGATCTTCTCCTCGAACTGTTTTGCGAGGAAATCCCCGCGCGCATGCAACGCCGTGCCGGCGAGGATCTGAAGAAGCTTGTCACCGACGCTCTGGTGGAGGCGGGCCTCGTCTACGAGGGCGCCAAGGCCTTCGCCACGCCGCGCCGTCTGGCGCTGCAGGTCGCCGGCGTCCCGGCCCGCTCGCCCGACACGAAGGACGAGCGCAAGGGGCCGCGCGTCGGCGCGCCGGAAAAGGCGCTTGAGGGATTCCTGCGCGGCGCGGGGCTTGCCTCCATCGATCAGGCGACGATTTCCAGCGATCCCAAGAAGGGCGATTTCTACGTCGCCGTGATCAACAAGCCGGGCCGCGAGGCGACGGGCGTGATCGCCGAGATCGTCGCCGATGCGGTGAGGAAATTCCCCTGGCCCAAGGCGATGCGCTGGGGCGAGGCATCGCGCGATTCAGGCGCGCTGCGCTGGGTGCGGCCGCTGCATTCGGTGCTGTGCACCTTCGGTCCGGAAACCGAGGAGCCGGAGGTCATCGACGTGGCGATCGAGGGCGTCGCGTCGGGCAACACCACCCGCGGCCACCGCTTCATGGCGCCCGGCGCGATCACCGTGCGGCGCTTCGCCGATTATGCCGCCAGCCTTGAGAAGGCGAAGGTCGTGCTCGACGCCGATCGCCGCAAGGACATTATCCTCCATGACGCGCGCGATCACGCGCTGGCGCTGGGGCTGGAACTGGTCGAGGACGAGGGCCTTCTGGAAGAGGTCGCGGGGCTGGTCGAATGGCCGGTGGTGCTCGTGGGGTCCTTCGATGAGAGCTTTCTCGCCGTGCCGGACGAGGTCATCCGGGCGACCATCCGCGCCAACCAGAAATGCTTCGTGATGCGCGACCCGAAGAGCGGGCGCCTTGCCAACCGCTTCGTGCTGATCGCCAACCTGGAGGCGTCGGACGGCGGCAAGGAGATCATCTCCGGCAACGAGAAGGTGATCCGCGCGCGGCTGTCGGATGCGAAATTCTTCTGGGACACGGACCTGAAGACGAAGCTCGAGGACAATCTGCCGAAGCTGGACAGCATCGTGTTTCACGAAAAACTCGGCACCCAGGCCGAGCGCGTTGCGCGGCTCGAGGCGCTGTCGGCGGCGATCGCGCCGCTGGTCGGCGCGGATGCGGCCATGGCCAAGCGCGCCGCCCGGCTCGCCAAGGCCGATCTGGTTTCCCACATGGTCTTCGAGTTCCCGGAAGTGCAGGGGCTGATGGGCCGCACCTACGCAGCCCTTCAGGGCGAGGACGCGTCGGTCGCCAACGCCATCGAGATGCACTACAAGCCGCAGGGCCCGTCCGACGACGTGCCGACCGATCCGGTGGCCATTGCTGTGGCGCTCGCCGACAAGCTTGATCTTTTGACAGGCTTCTGGGCGATCAATGAGAAACCCACCGGCTCCAAGGATCCTTACGCGCTGCGCCGCGCCGCGCTCGGCGTCATCCGGATCATTCTGGTGAACGGGTTGCGGCTGCCGCTGCACGATCTCGCGGGCAAGGCGCGTTCCGGCTTCGCGGAAGCCGACGATCTTCTCTCATTCTTCGCCGATCGGCTGAAGGGTCAGCTGCGCGACGAGGGCGCGCGGCACGATCTGGTCGACGCGATCTTCGCGCTTCCCGGCCAGGACGATCTCTTGATGGTCGCCCGCCGCGTCGAGGCGCTGGGAAAATTCCTCGAGACCGAGGACGGCGCCTCGCTGCTCGCGGGCTACAAGCGCGCGGTCAACATCCTGCGCATCGAGGAAAAGAAGGATGGACGCGCCTATGACGGCCGGCCGCACGCTGATCACCTGACGGAACAGGCGGAAATCGACCTGGCCGCCGCCATCGAGAGCGCCCGCGCCGACGCCCGCGATGCGGTGGCGGCGGAGGATTTCGGGGCCGCGATGACGGCGCTGGCGCGCCTGCGCGGGCCCGTGGATCGCTTCTTCGACGACATTCTCGTCAATGCCGAGGACGCCCTGGTGCGTGAAAACCGCCTGAAGCTTCTCAATGAAATCCGCGAGGCGACACGCACAGTCGCGGATTTCTCGAAGATCCAGTAA
- a CDS encoding S49 family peptidase, with the protein MFNAVRRYLPGKLGNPAPVLPVVRLQGAIGMATPLRPGLSLSSVANNLDKAFAFKKAPAVALIVNSPGGSPVQSRLIYQRIRALAEEHEKQVLVFVEDVAASGGYMIALAGDEIIADPSSVVGSIGVVSAGFGFVDLLDKIGVERRVHTSGTRKAILDPFRPEVEGDVAHLKALQHEIHEVFIDMVRTRRGERLREDDELFSGLFWAGEAGRDRGLVDAIGDLRSTAREKFGKDVKLRLIGGERSFFPRKAGVGLEALMGGRDGLSADIISALEARALWARFGL; encoded by the coding sequence ATGTTCAACGCCGTGCGCAGATATCTTCCCGGTAAACTCGGCAATCCCGCGCCGGTCCTCCCCGTGGTGCGCCTGCAGGGCGCCATCGGCATGGCGACACCGCTGCGCCCCGGCCTTTCGCTGTCCAGCGTCGCCAACAATCTGGACAAGGCGTTCGCCTTCAAGAAGGCGCCGGCGGTGGCGCTGATCGTCAATTCGCCGGGCGGCTCGCCGGTCCAGTCGCGGCTGATCTATCAGCGCATCCGCGCGCTGGCCGAGGAGCACGAGAAGCAGGTGCTGGTCTTCGTCGAGGACGTGGCGGCGTCCGGCGGCTACATGATCGCGCTGGCGGGCGATGAGATCATCGCCGATCCCTCCTCGGTCGTCGGCTCCATCGGCGTGGTTTCCGCCGGCTTCGGCTTTGTCGATCTGCTGGACAAGATCGGCGTCGAGCGCCGGGTCCACACCTCGGGCACCCGCAAGGCCATCCTCGATCCCTTCCGCCCGGAGGTGGAAGGCGATGTGGCGCACCTGAAAGCCCTGCAGCACGAGATCCACGAGGTCTTCATCGACATGGTGCGCACCCGGCGCGGGGAGCGGCTGCGGGAGGACGACGAATTGTTCTCCGGGCTGTTCTGGGCCGGCGAGGCGGGACGCGACAGGGGACTTGTCGACGCCATCGGCGATCTGCGCTCCACCGCGCGCGAAAAATTCGGCAAGGACGTGAAGCTGCGGCTGATCGGCGGCGAGCGCAGCTTCTTCCCGCGCAAGGCCGGCGTCGGCCTGGAGGCGCTGATGGGCGGGCGCGACGGTCTCTCCGCGGATATCATATCGGCACTGGAAGCGCGCGCGCTTTGGGCGCGGTTTGGTTTGTAA
- a CDS encoding cell wall hydrolase: protein MALKTSLVAISLYFGFPDRVAYQDVMSLVEDGQDPSARWMRSIEDAGTGSAHAQTMTFRQGGASGAAAFKVASLEPGARDTIVRGLDAKVIGKTAVVMPDEVRVNRAAKSNRLVSMAPDRQMVEMSAGSLYAMASLIGPELGRDLPRVAFVQPQPYTGATDGTAMAYNAEGKATGKPLDLDKMMMARSAAAAGFSLVSAYAPNAVADTALPFAALFGVPPGPTPEQQAVDRENPHWWVTNPLPVSALKASEQRCLAEAIYFEARGESVDGQVAVGQVVINRVKNPAYPDTICKVVYQNRHKRNACQFSFACDRIRDRTSVKESWELAQKLAREIVAGKRWMKRIGASTHYHATYVKPRWARTMEKLSKVGTHVFYKTYGGGWS from the coding sequence GTGGCGTTGAAGACAAGTCTTGTAGCGATCTCGTTATATTTCGGGTTTCCCGACCGCGTGGCCTATCAGGATGTGATGAGTCTGGTCGAGGACGGGCAGGACCCGAGCGCGCGATGGATGCGCTCCATCGAGGACGCGGGAACCGGATCCGCTCATGCGCAGACCATGACATTCAGGCAGGGTGGCGCAAGCGGCGCCGCCGCGTTCAAGGTCGCCAGTCTCGAGCCAGGAGCCCGCGACACGATCGTGCGTGGTCTCGATGCCAAGGTGATCGGCAAGACCGCCGTCGTCATGCCCGATGAGGTGCGTGTCAACCGTGCCGCCAAGAGCAACCGGCTCGTATCCATGGCGCCCGACCGCCAGATGGTCGAGATGTCCGCCGGGTCATTGTATGCGATGGCCAGCCTGATCGGTCCTGAACTGGGCCGCGATCTGCCGCGCGTCGCCTTCGTGCAGCCGCAGCCCTATACCGGCGCCACCGATGGCACGGCCATGGCGTATAACGCCGAGGGCAAGGCGACCGGCAAGCCTCTCGATTTGGACAAGATGATGATGGCGCGCAGCGCCGCGGCCGCCGGCTTCTCGCTGGTCTCCGCCTACGCGCCGAACGCGGTGGCTGACACCGCGCTGCCGTTTGCCGCCCTGTTCGGCGTGCCGCCGGGTCCGACGCCCGAGCAGCAGGCCGTTGACCGCGAAAATCCCCATTGGTGGGTTACCAATCCTCTGCCGGTCAGCGCGCTGAAAGCCAGCGAGCAGCGCTGCCTCGCCGAGGCGATCTATTTCGAGGCGCGGGGCGAATCCGTCGACGGGCAGGTCGCCGTCGGCCAAGTGGTGATCAACCGGGTGAAGAACCCCGCCTATCCCGACACCATCTGCAAGGTCGTCTACCAGAACCGCCACAAGCGCAACGCCTGTCAATTCTCCTTCGCCTGCGACCGCATCCGCGACCGCACCTCGGTCAAGGAATCCTGGGAGCTGGCGCAGAAGCTGGCGCGCGAGATCGTCGCCGGCAAGCGCTGGATGAAGCGCATCGGCGCCTCGACCCACTATCACGCCACCTACGTGAAGCCGCGCTGGGCCCGCACGATGGAAAAGCTGAGCAAGGTCGGCACCCATGTGTTCTACAAGACATATGGCGGCGGCTGGAGCTGA
- a CDS encoding LemA family protein → MTTWIVLAAVVLAGLYVISLYNRLVKTRQMMREGWSGIDVQLKRRFDLIPNLVEAVKGYMTHERDTLTAVTEMRARVGSVPEGDVAARAQAEGMLGQALGRLLAVSENYPDLKASQNFLELQQALEKVEHELQMSRRYYNGAARDLNVMVESFPSNLVANQFGFEQAEYFEIEDATERAVPKVGFGG, encoded by the coding sequence ATGACCACCTGGATTGTTCTGGCCGCCGTCGTTCTTGCCGGCCTCTATGTCATCTCGCTCTACAACCGGCTGGTGAAGACCCGCCAGATGATGCGCGAGGGCTGGAGCGGCATCGACGTGCAGCTCAAGCGGCGTTTCGACCTGATCCCCAATCTGGTGGAGGCGGTGAAGGGCTACATGACGCATGAGCGTGACACGCTGACGGCGGTGACCGAGATGCGCGCGCGCGTCGGTTCCGTGCCCGAGGGCGACGTGGCGGCCCGCGCCCAGGCCGAGGGCATGCTGGGGCAGGCGCTGGGCCGGCTCCTGGCGGTCTCGGAAAACTATCCCGATCTCAAGGCGAGCCAGAATTTCCTCGAGCTGCAGCAGGCGCTGGAGAAGGTCGAGCACGAGTTGCAGATGTCGCGGCGCTACTACAATGGTGCGGCGCGCGATCTCAACGTGATGGTGGAATCCTTTCCCTCGAATCTGGTGGCGAACCAGTTCGGCTTTGAACAGGCCGAGTATTTCGAGATCGAGGATGCGACCGAACGCGCCGTCCCCAAGGTCGGCTTCGGGGGATAG